The following are from one region of the Nicotiana tomentosiformis chromosome 7, ASM39032v3, whole genome shotgun sequence genome:
- the LOC104107574 gene encoding uncharacterized protein yields the protein MGRSRVLAVIFTLLIVSATSNATLFNSRKLVDLAPTQSNNSSEQISASNTPVEGEKEVNASKVSDKKPEIGKEKPENPEGSNDPPKPPPEELNSTKVNDGSSVTEKQKPKDPQVRNDAPKDSVDQNSTTVNDGSPIAESEQPKDAQGSNDPSKLDPKEPNSTVVDGESSKGEKEKPKDPQPQGSTDSHKLDQDRPKSDNNTAAESPPPAEKKETEEKKNQDDKINSEVNTNESCQGATNMCRVEQTLIACIQTPQNGSAGLFLVVQNEGEKRVKVNINIQPPLDSSLQAIKLPKHQSEKIDISSIMGKGSEIVLNAGDGSCRLQLDRRVSMDILQQVSLYSKRVTPVYGAYFLFVVTLLFGGTWACCKLRKKKHQDGVPYQELEMGVPESASATNVVAADGWDQDWDDDWDEENAVKSPGGHTYGNISANGLTSRSSKKDGWENDWDD from the exons ATGGGCAGAAGTAGAGTATTAGCGGTAATTTTCACATTACTAATCGTTTCAGCAACTTCAAACGCAACATTATTCAATTCCAGGAAGTTAGTTGATTTGGCTCCTACACAAAGCAACAATTCATCTGAACAG ATTTCAGCTTCAAATACTCCAGTTGAGGGTGAAAAGGAAGTTAACGCCAGCAAAGTTAGTGATAAGAAACCTGAAATTGGAAAAGAGAAGCCTGAAAATCCTGAAGGAAGTAATGATCCACCAAAACCTCCGCCGGAGGAACTGAATTCAACTAAAGTCAATGATGGGAGCTCAGTAACTGAAAAACAAAAGCCTAAAGATCCTCAGGTAAGAAACGATGCACCTAAAGATTCAGTGGACCAGAATTCAACTACGGTCAATGATGGGAGTCCGATAGCTGAAAGCGAACAGCCTAAAGATGCTCAAGGAAGCAATGATCCATCAAAACTCGACCCAAAGGAACCAAATTCCACTGTAGTGGATGGTGAGAGCTCTAAAGGTGAAAAAGAGAAGCCTAAGGATCCTCAGCCTCAGGGAAGCACTGACTCACATAAATTGGATCAGGATCGCCCTAAAAGTGATAACAACACGGCTGCTGAAAGCCCTCCACCTGCTGAGAAGAAGGAGACTGAAGAAAAGAAGAACCAAGATGATAAAATAAACTCGGAAGTGAACACTAACGAAAGCTGTCAGGGGGCTACTAACATGTGCAGGGTTGAACAAACACTGATTGCCTGCATTCAAACTCCCCAGAATG GATCTGCTGGATTGTTCCTTGTGGTGCAAAATGAAGGGGAAAAAAGAGTGAAAGTAAATATCAATATCCAACCTCCTCTGGACAGTTCTCTACAAGCTATTAAACTACCAAAACATCAGTCAGAAAAG ATCGATATCTCATCAATCATGGGCAAAGGTTCTGAAATAGTGCTGAATGCTGGAGATGGTAGTTGCAGGCTTCAATTGGACCGCCGTGTATCTATGGATATTCTGCAGCAGGTTTCTCTTTATTCTAAGCGCGTGACCCCTGTCTATGGTGCATACTTCCTTTTTGTTGTAACCCTACTTTTTGGTGGGACATGGGCTTGCTGCAAGCTAAGGAAGAAGAAACATCAAGATGGAGTTCCATATCAGGAATTAGAGATGGGAGTACCAGAATCTGCCtcagctacaaatgttgttgcaGCAGATGGTTGGGATCAGGATTGGGATGACGATTGGGATGAGGAGAATGCAGTGAAGTCACCAGGTGGACATACTTATGGGAATATCTCTGCTAATGGCCTCACGTCTAGGTCTTCTAAAAAAGATGGATGGGAAAATGACTGGGATGATTAG